TATCCATCATCAAACGAGAGAAAACATCCATTTGCGCTACATTCAATTTGCGCTCTTCTATAATGTATGGCGTAAGGCTGTTCTCGAAATCATGAAGTGTTTGGCTACTGATCCCTTGCCCTTTGACTGCGTATTTTTTAAATTCTTTTCCGAAATCCATTATTTCTTTAGTTTTTAATATTTATAAAATTGTAATTAGCATATTTAATACCAATACAAAATTAATGTTATTTTGTCAGTTAAAAAAATAGGATTTTTTTGGATTAAAATTTAAAAGTCAGTTTTGCGGCAAAGTTTCTCGGATCAATTCGATTGATATACACATTTCGGTATGCGTTGTATCCAATTTCATCCAAAATATTATTGGCAAAAAACTGAATTCCAAATTTTGGCGTATTATACGCAATTTGTGCATTTATTGTAGTGTATGCTTTGTTATGCCAAGGTTTAGCTTTTACATCGATTCCATGAATTTGCATACCTTTTCGGGTATAATCGTTATATGGTCTATCGCCTAAATAGTAAACACCTGCCCCCACCGACAAACCATTGAGCACTCCTTGATTAAAGGTATAGTTTGTCCAGAAATTAGCCACATTGTGCGGCGTATTGTTTGGCGCACTTCCGTTCACAAATCGCGTACTGTTTTTATACTGTGCATCTAGATAAGAGTAGCCTCCCATGATTTCTAAATTCGGTAAAATACGACCAATTAACTCCAGCTCGATTCCTTGTCTTGTATCGTCGCCACCTTTAAAGTAATAGGGCTCAAATTGCCAAACTCCGTTAGAATCCATGGTCACCTCTTGCATAATCATATTTTTGTTCTGAACATTAAAATAGGTAGCATTAAATCTTAATCTTTTATTGAACCATTCGGTTTTCAATCCGGCTTCCCATTGGGTAGCTACGGAATTCCCTAGCTCTTTTCCATTTTTGTCTAAACGCGCTGAATTTCTTGGATCTGAAATATTTGTATACGAAGCAAAAACCCCTATGTTTTTAATCGGATTTGCCAAAATTCCAAAAATTGGATTGATGGTATTTCCTTCCACTAAATTACCCTTCACCTTATCATGCGAAGTATAGTGAGAGTAGCGAGAGCCCATAAACACACGCAGATAATCTTCCACCTGCATTACATATTGTGCCATTCCGCCCAATTCTTTGGCATAAGTTTCGCCTTTTCCGCTTTCTGCAAAGGCAGGAATACCATTTGGCAAACTATTAGAAATAACATTATCATTCACATTGATTTTATCGATCACCACACTATTGAACGCTGTAGTTTCCACTTGGCTTTCTTTAAAATCAAAGCCCACTTGGAACAAATGCTTCACAATTCCAGTTTGGAAATTTTGCCCCACCAAATCCAATTGAAATACTTTATTATCGTCAATTCTTGGCGATTTGGTCAAAGCTCTCGTTACTTCGTAAGGGCTACCTTTAATTTCCTTGGTTTTCTTGTCCAAATTTTGTTTCAAGCTGATTCCCACACCATTTAAATCTAAATGCGATGCAAAATATCCCGCGCGCAAGTACAAGTGCTTGTTTAAATCATATTTTGCTCTAGCACTATAAGTCAAGTTTTTGGTTAAAGATTCGTTGTCTTTAAATCCTAAGAATTTGCTTTTTGGCAAGTCTAAAATTTCGTTTTTGGTATTATCTTTTGATAAATTGATGGTTCCAGGATCTGGTGTTCTTTTATCGTCGAGATAATCCATTTCCAGCGTTACTTCTAATGATTTTGTAGGTTTCCATTTCAATGATGGATTAAAATAATATTTATTAAAAGTGTTTTCATCTCGGTACCCATCGCTATGTTCATACGCACCATTTAGCCTAAATGCCAAAGTATTATTTTTATCTAAAACACGGTTTATGTCCAGCGTTGGGCGAATCGTATTGAAACTTCCATAACGCAAAGATACTTCGCCAAAATTCTTAAATTTCGGTGTTTTTGTTACTAAATTCACTACACCACCGGCAGAGCCTAAATCTAGCCCAAACCCTTGTGTTACAGCAGTAGCTCCTTTCAAAACTTGCACACTTTCCACACCTTCCATATCGGTTATAATTCCTTGCCCTCTAAAATCTGAATGTACGCGTACGCCATTTTTCAAAACAGGAATTCCGCGGAATCCACGCGAACCTAAACTTTCTCTTTGGTTTCCAAAAGTAGCATATGTATATACACCAGGGGCATTTCGTGTAGCATCGGCTATATTCAGAATCCCTTGCCTATCAATTACTTGTTCTGAAATAGTGGTAATTGTCTGAATATTCTCTTGCGGACTAAGCGGTAATCTAGTAATTTCGTCTAACTTCTCTGGTTGCTTGTGCCTATCGCCAAAAAGTTCCACGCCTTGCAAGGCAATAGTTTTATCTACCAACAAATCAAGCTGTTTCACTTCATTTGGACGAAGATTTATTTCATATTTTTCACTTTTTTGATTGTAGAGAAAAATCACCCACTGCCCCGCTGAAAGTCGCAATTTATAATTTCCTTTGTCATTGGTTTTAACTAATATTTCTTCTCTACCAAAATCACTTTTAGCACGGACAACGGCTCCCCCTACATGCTCCCCTTGCGCATTACGCACAGTACCTGTAACGATGCATTCGCCCTCTACTTGCCTGTGATGTTGTATCTTTCCTTTGTGATGCTGTGCCTGCATTGCGCTCATCCCCATAAGCGCAAAAAATAGGCATGTAATCTTCATGTGTTTCATAAAATATTTATTTTGTAGTGTTTAAATT
This Ornithobacterium rhinotracheale DNA region includes the following protein-coding sequences:
- a CDS encoding TonB-dependent receptor produces the protein MKHMKITCLFFALMGMSAMQAQHHKGKIQHHRQVEGECIVTGTVRNAQGEHVGGAVVRAKSDFGREEILVKTNDKGNYKLRLSAGQWVIFLYNQKSEKYEINLRPNEVKQLDLLVDKTIALQGVELFGDRHKQPEKLDEITRLPLSPQENIQTITTISEQVIDRQGILNIADATRNAPGVYTYATFGNQRESLGSRGFRGIPVLKNGVRVHSDFRGQGIITDMEGVESVQVLKGATAVTQGFGLDLGSAGGVVNLVTKTPKFKNFGEVSLRYGSFNTIRPTLDINRVLDKNNTLAFRLNGAYEHSDGYRDENTFNKYYFNPSLKWKPTKSLEVTLEMDYLDDKRTPDPGTINLSKDNTKNEILDLPKSKFLGFKDNESLTKNLTYSARAKYDLNKHLYLRAGYFASHLDLNGVGISLKQNLDKKTKEIKGSPYEVTRALTKSPRIDDNKVFQLDLVGQNFQTGIVKHLFQVGFDFKESQVETTAFNSVVIDKINVNDNVISNSLPNGIPAFAESGKGETYAKELGGMAQYVMQVEDYLRVFMGSRYSHYTSHDKVKGNLVEGNTINPIFGILANPIKNIGVFASYTNISDPRNSARLDKNGKELGNSVATQWEAGLKTEWFNKRLRFNATYFNVQNKNMIMQEVTMDSNGVWQFEPYYFKGGDDTRQGIELELIGRILPNLEIMGGYSYLDAQYKNSTRFVNGSAPNNTPHNVANFWTNYTFNQGVLNGLSVGAGVYYLGDRPYNDYTRKGMQIHGIDVKAKPWHNKAYTTINAQIAYNTPKFGIQFFANNILDEIGYNAYRNVYINRIDPRNFAAKLTFKF